In Synergistaceae bacterium, a genomic segment contains:
- a CDS encoding PQQ-binding-like beta-propeller repeat protein, producing MKKMIQTVLLQLISLVLLTIANPATASEWPMFRANPLRTGTIETKNANSKVTLSGEKDWSLKISHSIQSSPAIYENAIIFGSDDGYIYSLDAKNKNLNWSFYAENWVVSSPSILDGKVFVGSYNGKMYCLDAKTGRMIWQFTTHNSISSSPSVDDETVYFGSHDGFVYAVNIKTGWQKWRLKTERPVQGSPSIANGVVYIGNNEGKLFAIDSTSGKLLWRAIVGGEIKSAPSISDGLLYFTSQDGKLYCAKIKHQAVIWSYDSKAQIETSPLIQNNKVIFGNIGGWVTALDAKSGKVLWKYKANEAVYSSPAGINGNIIFGTNDNSLICLDDNGKFIWSTPLDGNITTAPAVAENRIIVTSTDGKVTSIK from the coding sequence ATGAAAAAAATGATTCAAACAGTTTTACTGCAACTTATTAGTCTAGTTTTACTTACCATAGCCAATCCAGCGACTGCATCAGAGTGGCCCATGTTTCGTGCAAACCCCTTGAGAACTGGAACAATTGAGACTAAAAATGCAAACAGTAAAGTAACATTATCAGGAGAAAAAGATTGGTCCTTAAAAATCTCACATTCAATTCAGTCTTCTCCCGCTATATATGAAAACGCGATAATATTTGGGTCGGACGACGGATATATATATTCATTAGATGCTAAAAATAAAAATCTTAATTGGAGTTTCTATGCGGAGAATTGGGTCGTCTCTTCCCCTTCTATTCTTGATGGTAAAGTGTTTGTTGGGAGCTATAATGGCAAAATGTATTGCCTTGATGCAAAAACAGGAAGGATGATTTGGCAATTTACAACTCATAACAGCATTTCTTCTTCTCCTTCAGTTGACGATGAAACTGTCTATTTTGGTTCTCATGATGGCTTTGTTTATGCTGTAAACATTAAAACTGGATGGCAAAAATGGAGACTCAAAACAGAACGTCCAGTACAGGGGTCACCATCAATTGCCAACGGGGTCGTCTATATAGGAAATAACGAAGGCAAACTTTTTGCTATTGACAGCACATCTGGAAAGCTTTTGTGGCGCGCCATCGTAGGTGGTGAAATAAAATCCGCACCCTCAATTAGCGACGGGTTGCTCTACTTTACAAGTCAAGACGGCAAACTATACTGTGCTAAGATAAAACATCAAGCCGTAATTTGGAGCTATGACTCAAAGGCTCAAATAGAAACATCTCCGCTGATACAAAACAATAAAGTTATATTTGGAAATATTGGTGGGTGGGTCACTGCTCTTGATGCGAAGAGTGGCAAGGTTTTGTGGAAGTATAAAGCAAATGAGGCTGTATATTCTTCTCCTGCCGGTATAAACGGCAACATAATCTTTGGTACAAACGATAACAGCCTAATCTGTCTTGATGATAACGGAAAATTCATCTGGAGCACTCCTTTAGATGGCAACATCACCACAGCACCGGCTGTAGCAGAGAATCGCATCATAGTAACAAGCACAGATGGCAAAGTAACGTCCATAAAGTAA
- the lepA gene encoding elongation factor 4 translates to MPLNRIRNFSIIAHVDHGKSTLADRLLEETKTVQKRNMKAQLLDMLELERERGITIKSVPVRMNYKAKDGEEYILNLIDTPGHADFTYEVSRSLAACEGAVLVVDAAQGVQAQTVANSYLAADLDIELVPVLNKVDLPAAQPDRVKHEIKEIIGIDAEDAVLVSAKTGEGMPDVLERIIRDMPAPVGDADAPLQALIFDSVYDNYKGVICYVRVKNGVLKANKTIRFMATGRDYELDEVGVFRPAMEPVEELGPGEVGYISATIKSIDEARVGDTITDATRPCIEALPGYKEVKPVVFCGYYPVERENTNQLREALEKLQINDSSISFEPENSVALGFGFRCGFLGLLHMEISKERLNREFDVDLVATAPNVVYQVVLTNGDIIEAHRPSDFPDPAKIAETREPYIKLSIFIPDEFVGPTMSLCQEKRGNYVAMDYLAPERVRLTYNMPLAEFILDFHDRLKSCTRGYASLDYEHMGFKADDLVKVDILLQNEPVDAFSFICHAEQAYQRGHSVVGKLKELIPRQLFEIPVQAAIGQKVIVRMNIKAVRKDVLAKCYGGDITRKNKLLEKQKKGKKRMKQVGKVAIPQEAFYAFMNVTKAEDK, encoded by the coding sequence ATGCCACTGAATAGAATTAGAAATTTTAGTATAATAGCACATGTTGACCATGGCAAATCAACTCTTGCAGATAGGCTCTTGGAAGAAACAAAAACCGTGCAAAAAAGAAACATGAAAGCTCAGCTGTTAGACATGCTGGAGCTTGAAAGAGAACGTGGAATAACAATAAAATCTGTCCCCGTTCGTATGAATTACAAAGCAAAAGATGGGGAAGAATACATATTGAACCTTATCGATACACCGGGCCATGCTGATTTCACTTATGAGGTCTCGCGTTCTCTTGCCGCATGTGAAGGAGCGGTTCTAGTTGTAGATGCGGCTCAAGGAGTACAAGCACAAACAGTTGCTAATAGTTATTTGGCGGCCGATTTAGATATAGAGTTGGTTCCGGTACTCAATAAAGTGGACCTACCAGCTGCGCAGCCCGACAGAGTAAAGCATGAAATAAAAGAAATAATTGGTATAGATGCGGAGGACGCAGTCTTGGTCAGCGCAAAAACAGGAGAGGGTATGCCTGATGTGCTTGAACGCATTATAAGAGATATGCCTGCGCCTGTAGGGGATGCTGACGCACCACTTCAAGCTCTTATTTTCGATTCAGTATATGATAATTATAAGGGTGTAATCTGTTATGTTCGTGTCAAAAATGGGGTGTTAAAAGCAAATAAAACAATTCGTTTTATGGCGACAGGTAGAGATTACGAACTTGATGAGGTTGGTGTATTTAGACCTGCAATGGAGCCGGTTGAAGAACTTGGTCCAGGAGAAGTTGGTTATATATCTGCAACCATAAAATCAATTGATGAGGCGCGTGTAGGAGATACTATAACAGATGCAACAAGACCATGTATAGAAGCATTACCGGGTTATAAAGAAGTAAAACCTGTTGTGTTTTGCGGTTACTATCCAGTAGAAAGAGAAAATACCAATCAGTTAAGAGAGGCTCTAGAAAAACTACAAATAAACGATTCATCTATAAGCTTCGAACCTGAAAATTCGGTAGCATTGGGCTTTGGATTCCGATGCGGATTTTTAGGTTTACTACACATGGAGATTTCAAAAGAAAGATTAAACAGAGAATTTGATGTAGATTTAGTAGCAACAGCTCCCAATGTTGTTTATCAAGTTGTGTTGACCAATGGAGATATTATTGAAGCACACAGACCATCTGATTTTCCTGACCCTGCTAAAATAGCTGAAACACGAGAACCTTACATAAAACTTTCCATATTTATACCAGACGAATTTGTTGGTCCAACAATGTCTCTTTGTCAGGAGAAACGTGGCAATTATGTTGCGATGGACTATCTTGCGCCGGAAAGAGTACGGCTTACTTATAATATGCCTCTTGCCGAGTTTATTCTCGATTTTCATGATAGGTTAAAATCTTGCACAAGAGGGTATGCTTCTCTCGATTATGAACATATGGGGTTTAAAGCAGACGACCTTGTTAAAGTGGATATTTTGTTACAGAATGAACCGGTTGATGCGTTCTCTTTTATTTGCCATGCAGAACAGGCTTACCAAAGAGGTCATTCCGTAGTGGGAAAACTAAAAGAACTTATTCCTAGACAACTTTTCGAGATTCCAGTACAAGCCGCAATTGGACAAAAAGTGATAGTACGAATGAACATAAAGGCAGTCCGTAAGGACGTTTTAGCAAAGTGCTATGGCGGTGATATAACCAGAAAGAATAAACTACTGGAAAAGCAGAAAAAAGGGAAGAAGCGAATGAAGCAGGTCGGGAAAGTAGCTATCCCGCAAGAAGCTTTTTATGCTTTTATGAATGTGACAAAAGCCGAAGACAAATAA
- the hemW gene encoding radical SAM family heme chaperone HemW, with the protein MLNPFVPRLRNISLYLHIPFCENKCPYCAFDSFTPNEGDVDLYLELIEKEVEWWSRRLGRVTFSTCYIGGGTPTTLTGPQWLRLTQILDKYFDFKSKAEITVEANPNSLKTEHLLHWRDWRVNRISLGVQSFDDAELIQLGRIHNSAQAHNAISAALAASFSVSIDLMFGLPKQTFQNWGRTLKESVASGVQHLSLYQLSFEPGSAWENMPKETLPDGYCPYRWAQWYLPRKGYMQYEVANFSRAGRESKHNINYWREGEYLGLGLGASGYLSGWRYKNTSVFREYSELLRLKKSVIVSGERLSLDAKSKEAFILALRMSEGINRNDYKNKYGELNEQNLIKTLRTFPNDLYEITKGNIALTAKGMRVANIIWTDLI; encoded by the coding sequence ATGTTGAATCCTTTCGTTCCGCGACTTAGAAATATATCTCTTTACCTACATATTCCATTTTGCGAGAACAAGTGTCCCTACTGTGCTTTTGATAGTTTTACTCCTAATGAGGGTGACGTAGATTTATATTTAGAATTAATAGAAAAAGAAGTAGAGTGGTGGAGCCGTCGTTTAGGACGTGTAACTTTTTCCACGTGTTACATAGGTGGAGGAACGCCTACAACGTTAACAGGTCCACAGTGGTTGAGACTAACGCAAATTTTAGATAAGTATTTTGACTTTAAATCCAAAGCTGAAATTACTGTAGAGGCTAATCCTAATTCACTAAAAACGGAACACTTGCTCCATTGGCGTGACTGGCGTGTAAATAGGATTAGCTTGGGGGTACAAAGCTTTGACGATGCTGAACTTATACAACTGGGCAGAATACATAATTCAGCCCAAGCTCATAATGCAATATCTGCTGCGTTGGCAGCTTCTTTTTCAGTTAGTATTGACTTGATGTTTGGACTGCCAAAGCAGACCTTTCAAAATTGGGGTAGAACGTTGAAAGAGTCAGTTGCAAGTGGCGTACAGCATCTTTCTCTTTATCAACTTTCCTTTGAACCCGGAAGTGCATGGGAGAATATGCCTAAAGAAACTCTTCCTGACGGCTATTGTCCTTATAGGTGGGCACAATGGTATTTACCTAGGAAAGGATATATGCAATATGAGGTCGCAAATTTTTCGAGAGCAGGTAGAGAAAGTAAACACAATATAAATTATTGGCGTGAAGGAGAATATCTTGGACTTGGATTGGGAGCTTCCGGTTATCTTTCCGGATGGAGATATAAAAATACCAGTGTTTTTAGGGAATATTCTGAGCTTTTGCGTTTGAAAAAAAGTGTGATTGTTTCAGGAGAGAGGCTTTCCTTAGATGCAAAATCGAAAGAAGCATTTATCCTTGCTTTGCGTATGTCCGAAGGGATTAATAGAAATGATTATAAAAACAAATATGGGGAGTTAAATGAACAAAATCTAATAAAAACGCTAAGAACTTTTCCAAACGATTTATATGAAATTACAAAAGGGAACATAGCTCTTACCGCTAAAGGAATGCGAGTGGCAAATATAATTTGGACAGATCTTATATAG
- the selA gene encoding L-seryl-tRNA(Sec) selenium transferase — MKRIPSMDRLLGAAWIVKYESEIGREAVKALISDVLNSYRNKIKNNSNVAFDEESVANEIRTLLELKSSLSLKKVINATGVVLHTNLGRALLAEKAVEAVKEVATSYSTLEYSIQEGARGQRGDHVEWLLCELTGAEAAIVVNNNAGAVVLALSALAKNKETIVSRGELVEIGGSFRVPDIMAFSDTKLVEVGTTNRTHLKDYAAAITEETAMLLKVHPSNYRIEGFASSVSREDLSMLSQQHGIIFMEDVGSGMLVDLKEAGLDGEPTVRDCLKAGCDIVTFSGDKLLGGPQIGAIVGKAEVIDRLRTNPLLRALRVDKMTLAAFEGTLRLYLKGDYLSIPTLAMIFKKPKELKKQAESFKDSLKNYFLKTKLRSVSIEVTSTIDTVGGGAFPLSRLEGYAVAIKLPEMGSAGKLSELLRNATIPVITGAYEGKILFHMRTLQIGDENNIIKAFDSFLNTNQPSEE, encoded by the coding sequence ATGAAAAGAATACCATCTATGGATAGACTGCTAGGGGCTGCATGGATTGTTAAATATGAGTCGGAGATAGGTCGCGAAGCAGTAAAAGCTCTTATTTCTGATGTATTAAACAGCTATAGAAACAAAATCAAAAATAATTCTAACGTAGCTTTTGATGAAGAAAGTGTAGCAAATGAAATAAGAACTCTGCTTGAATTAAAATCAAGCTTATCTCTAAAAAAAGTTATTAATGCTACGGGTGTTGTTTTGCATACGAACCTTGGAAGAGCTTTACTGGCTGAAAAAGCCGTCGAGGCCGTAAAAGAAGTAGCTACTTCATATAGCACGCTAGAATATTCGATACAGGAAGGGGCTCGAGGACAAAGGGGAGACCATGTCGAATGGTTGTTGTGCGAACTAACTGGAGCGGAAGCGGCCATAGTTGTTAATAATAATGCAGGTGCTGTCGTCCTAGCTTTAAGTGCTTTGGCTAAAAACAAAGAGACAATAGTTTCTAGAGGTGAACTTGTAGAAATCGGGGGATCTTTTCGCGTTCCGGATATAATGGCTTTTTCAGATACAAAGTTAGTTGAAGTTGGCACTACAAACAGAACACATCTAAAAGACTACGCTGCAGCAATAACAGAAGAAACCGCAATGCTTTTAAAAGTTCATCCATCAAATTATAGAATAGAGGGTTTTGCTTCCTCCGTGTCTAGAGAAGATCTTTCAATGCTTTCACAACAACATGGAATTATTTTTATGGAAGATGTTGGTAGTGGCATGCTTGTAGATTTAAAAGAGGCTGGATTAGATGGAGAACCAACCGTGCGTGATTGTTTAAAAGCAGGATGTGATATTGTAACATTTTCCGGAGATAAATTATTGGGAGGTCCACAAATAGGGGCGATAGTTGGTAAAGCTGAAGTTATAGATAGGTTAAGAACGAATCCTTTACTGAGGGCTTTACGCGTTGATAAAATGACTCTTGCTGCATTTGAGGGAACTCTGCGTCTATACCTAAAGGGTGATTATCTTTCAATTCCTACCCTAGCAATGATATTCAAAAAACCTAAAGAATTGAAAAAACAGGCAGAAAGTTTTAAGGATTCTTTAAAAAACTATTTTTTAAAGACAAAGCTGCGTTCCGTATCTATTGAAGTAACAAGCACAATAGATACGGTTGGGGGAGGAGCATTTCCTCTTTCGAGGTTAGAAGGCTATGCTGTGGCAATAAAATTACCTGAAATGGGAAGTGCAGGCAAATTATCGGAATTGTTAAGAAATGCGACAATTCCAGTAATTACAGGAGCTTACGAAGGTAAGATACTTTTTCATATGCGCACTCTGCAAATAGGCGACGAAAACAATATTATAAAGGCGTTTGACAGCTTTTTGAATACGAATCAGCCTTCAGAGGAATAA
- the selB gene encoding selenocysteine-specific translation elongation factor produces MEKLEIPFVLGTAGHIDHGKTTLVKAISGVDCDRLSAEKKRGITIELGFAPFILPSGKIISIVDVPGHEKFIRQMVAGAIGLDAVMLVVAADDGVMSQTREHLEILSLLGIKKGLVAITKIDQAEKNFVEIVKEEILELTIGTFLENAPIIPVSSFTKEGLDSLKLALEKLVESSEYKIDKGRFFLPVDRVFHMSGFGTVITGTVLKGAVEEASHVEILPSKLDAKVRTIQVHELPTNKAVAGQRVAMNLSNISLDDIKPGDVVASRGHFMSTKCLNVEVSVLRSAGNALKHWERLHLHIGTSDIVVRLSLLDKEKILPGDKAIAQLILEKPVAVFLDMPFILRKYSPMSTVAGGIVLTPLGKRPKNKKTKISLTKYLNAISENISLNDKLKELIEYKEIIGMSELSSLLEKEPLELRGPLSALEMKNEIGVVKTLETILISKPKIEELTKKIQTKLALFHKGNPELQGMTLENAANSIGVNEVRFAKELMLLFMKMQYIIYENDRIRLKEFEPFDESNFISEVSRVKKKMLSSEYTFLTKEELSQSLSINEKEINRIVSYLKEKREIYHIGQGFLVPQEILLNFNAKIQTLGGDLTLANIRDVTKSSRKYILPLLEYFDSIGITRRIENKRIIVKKVNDFQ; encoded by the coding sequence GTGGAAAAGTTAGAAATTCCTTTTGTTTTGGGAACAGCAGGACATATAGATCATGGAAAAACAACCCTAGTTAAAGCTATCTCAGGTGTAGATTGCGACAGGCTCTCTGCAGAAAAGAAGCGTGGAATAACGATAGAGTTGGGATTTGCGCCTTTTATTCTGCCCTCAGGGAAAATAATAAGTATAGTGGATGTCCCGGGACATGAAAAATTCATCAGACAAATGGTGGCTGGAGCAATTGGATTGGATGCCGTAATGCTAGTAGTAGCGGCTGATGATGGAGTTATGTCTCAAACTCGCGAACATCTTGAGATCTTATCCTTGCTTGGCATAAAAAAGGGTCTTGTTGCTATTACTAAAATTGACCAGGCAGAAAAGAATTTTGTCGAAATAGTAAAAGAAGAAATACTAGAGCTAACAATTGGTACTTTCCTAGAGAATGCACCCATAATACCTGTATCCTCTTTTACCAAAGAGGGGTTAGACAGTTTAAAGCTAGCATTAGAAAAATTAGTAGAGAGTAGCGAATACAAAATAGATAAAGGGCGTTTTTTCCTCCCAGTAGATAGGGTCTTTCACATGTCTGGATTTGGAACAGTAATAACCGGAACAGTGCTAAAAGGTGCAGTGGAAGAAGCTAGTCATGTAGAGATATTACCATCAAAATTAGATGCCAAAGTTCGAACAATACAAGTACATGAATTGCCTACAAACAAGGCTGTCGCAGGACAGCGAGTAGCGATGAATCTTTCAAATATATCTCTAGACGATATAAAACCGGGAGATGTTGTGGCATCGAGAGGGCACTTTATGTCCACAAAATGTTTAAATGTAGAGGTTTCGGTTTTACGTTCTGCGGGGAATGCTTTGAAACATTGGGAAAGATTACATTTACATATTGGAACATCAGATATTGTTGTGCGTCTTTCACTTCTAGACAAGGAAAAAATATTACCGGGTGATAAGGCAATAGCACAACTAATATTAGAGAAGCCCGTGGCAGTTTTTCTTGACATGCCTTTTATTCTTAGAAAATACAGCCCTATGTCCACTGTTGCGGGGGGTATAGTTCTGACTCCGCTAGGGAAACGACCGAAAAATAAAAAAACTAAAATCAGTCTAACAAAATATTTAAACGCAATATCAGAAAATATAAGTTTAAACGATAAGCTTAAAGAATTAATTGAATATAAAGAAATAATAGGTATGAGCGAGCTGTCATCGCTTCTAGAAAAAGAACCGCTTGAGCTCCGCGGTCCTCTTTCTGCACTAGAGATGAAAAACGAAATAGGCGTTGTAAAAACACTAGAAACGATATTAATTTCAAAACCTAAAATAGAAGAACTAACTAAAAAAATACAAACAAAATTGGCGTTGTTTCACAAGGGAAACCCCGAACTTCAGGGTATGACTCTTGAAAATGCTGCTAATTCTATAGGAGTAAATGAAGTTCGTTTTGCAAAGGAACTTATGCTTTTATTTATGAAAATGCAATATATAATTTATGAAAACGACAGGATACGACTCAAAGAATTTGAACCCTTTGATGAATCTAATTTTATATCTGAGGTTTCTAGAGTAAAAAAGAAAATGTTATCCTCGGAATATACATTTCTTACAAAAGAAGAGTTATCACAGTCATTGTCGATTAATGAAAAAGAAATAAACAGAATCGTTTCATATTTAAAAGAAAAGAGGGAGATTTATCATATAGGACAAGGTTTTTTAGTCCCCCAAGAAATTCTTTTAAATTTTAACGCAAAAATACAAACTCTTGGCGGAGATTTAACACTTGCAAATATAAGAGACGTAACAAAGAGTAGTCGGAAATATATACTACCTTTGTTAGAATATTTTGATAGTATCGGAATAACGCGTCGCATAGAGAATAAGAGAATTATTGTGAAAAAGGTAAATGATTTTCAGTAA